In Panicum virgatum strain AP13 chromosome 5K, P.virgatum_v5, whole genome shotgun sequence, the genomic window ctgtagtagtgtaccAAAGTATGACTATGAGACCAGTGGCGGAGCATGAAGCaaaatgtgtatgtgtgtgtgggggTAGGGGGGTTTCATTTTTAAGATTATTTGAGCCAGTATATACAAGAATGTGGTACATAAATAAGTCTTGAACCTAAACTACTTACTGATAATTAAGGTCACGATTTACAGAATACGAATGACATGGTCTATAGTTCGAGACCTATCATCACATCCCTTATTTGCATTTATATAACCTATAGAGCTAAGACTTGTTAAAAGTCCTTGATATCTATGAAATCAGAAATTATATCTTTTGTCCATTAGTGTTACATTGATACCAAAAAATAGATTTGCACGGTTTAGTTCTTCTAACATATGCAAAATGGTTGAGAAGTACTCCCTGAAATATAGGGCGTCCTAGTTTTTTTAGATAGACTATTGAGGTAGAGAAAGTGGCATAGAAATAAGTCTTGATCCTAAACTACTCTACTGATAATTAAGGTCACGATTTACAAAATACCAATGATATGGTCTGTAGTTCATGGAGACCTATCATCACATACCATATTAGCATTTATATAACCTATAGAGCTAAGACTTGTTAAAAAGTCCACTCTCTATCCTTAATATCCATGAAATCAGCAATTATATCTTTTGTCCATTAGTGTTATATTGATACAAAAAATAGatttgcatcttttatttcttctgACATATGCAAAGTGGTTGAGAAGTACTCCATCCATCCTGAAATATAGGGCGTTCTAGTTTTTTGCAGACGGATTATGGAGGTAGGGCAAAGATGCATGTACCTCTTATTAATTAGTGCATTGTTCGGttaatcaattgcttaatttttaGCTCTCGCACCAAAACTAAGGAGAttagaatatattttttttactccCCGACCCACCGTAATTGATTTCTTTACAAAGTTAGTACCAAAACCAAGGAGATTAGCATATCTTTTtatccaaaaaaattatataatgcTTACATTTAGGTACAAATTTTAAATTCTCTAATATTTTACGTTCGGAGTTCTACCTAGCAGATTTGAACCGTGAAGAGAGCAATAGCATCCCGAGGGTTACCACACTGCCGGTAAGCACATGCAGATCGCGAATCCAATTTAACACTCGCTCGCTCGTTTCAATTCCAGCGATCGGTTCAACATGGCTCCGCTCGGCGCGCTGCTTGTTCCCTTTCCTTTTTTatcccgcgcggccgcgcctgcgttttatttttcattttcttattCGCGTGGGGCCCGCTCGATCTGGCGTTATTAATTCATGATGGCGATCTCGCCTCTTATATATTAGACACAAAATTTATATATGTTGTGTACCAATTATAAGTTATGTGCAAATCTTTTTATGCATATCAATAAGTTATTAGGCAGAGATTATTGCATATAGTTTTTGTGCATAAGTTATGTAGGTAAATTTGTATCATGTCAATAAGTTTGGCTAAAAGATTTTTTGTATTTATATTTGTCATGAATAAGTTATGTACATAATTTTGGTTAGTCAATAAGTTAAATTGCAAGATTAACTTTTTACATATCTTTCACATAAGTTATACGCATAGATTATTGATTGTATCTAATTTAGAGATATAACTTCATAGAACAACATTTTACATGTCAAGTAGTGATGTAAAATGCTGAAATggttttataaatactttttCTCCAAGCAGTTAATAATGCTCATACTCACCAAGTTGGACGATAATATTATAATATATAAACtttttttagtttaattttTACCAAAGAAGCAGCATAACTTATATAATTTTTAGAAGTTACGAAGCGGATAAAGGAAACGGGAACTTCATGGGGTGGTGCGCTATCCCCTCCAGGCGGTGTGGTGGGACCGGTGGGAGCTTTCCAATCGAAATTAAGCCAACGCGAGAAAGAAAGCTAGAAAGGGAATGCACACCgattgaaaaaaaaggaaagttaACATCTGTCCGAAATCGCTCGCTAGTCCCGACGCGCGCTCGCTAACTAGCCAGACCGCAGATGCAGATGCAGGCATTCGACACCGCAGCAGGCCAGCGGCCATGACAGGTGCACCAGAAAATCCAACGCACAGCAGGTAAGGTCCCTGACGCGTGGCCCCCGGGACCAGCCAGCGGACGATCCAATTCAAGGCATCCTATGGAGGCTGCCACgtggaccccgccgccgcgaggacCCTTCCACGGCACTCCACCTGACCCGCCTCCACCCACTTCCCCGTCCCGTCCCTATAAAACGCCTCTCCAATGGAAAAGGGCAGGGCCAAATTAAATCACTACTTGCCTTGTACTCCTCTGTGCTCTCTCTCTTCACGGgcactccctccctccctccgcctgGAGCTCGATCGGGGCAAtataatggcggcggcggtggaggaggaagtGATCATCGTCGGCGCCGGGCAGTCGGGCATCGCGGTGGCGGCGTGCCTGTCCCTGCGCGGCGTGCGCAGCCGGGTCCTGGAGCGCGACGACTGCGTGGGGTCGCTGTGGCGGAAGCGCGCCTACgaccgcctccacctccacctcgccaaGCAGTACTGCGCGCTGCCGCACCTGCCGCACCaggacgaggcccccacctACCTGTCCCGCGACGACTACGCCCGCTACCTCGACGGCTACGCGGCGCGGTTCACCGTGCGCACGCGCCTCCGCCGCGAGGTCCGGTCGGCGCGGTTCGACACAGGGGGCAGCGGGCGGTGGAAGGTCGAGGCCGTCGACCTCGCCACGGGGCGGGCCGAGGCGTACGCGGCGAGGTTCCTGGTCGTGGCGGCCGGGGAGAACGACGAGAAGCTGGTGCCCGAGGTGCCCGGGCTGGAGGCGTTCCCGGGCCCGGTGGTGCACGCCGCCGAGTACCGGTCGGCCGAGGGGATGCGCGGGAAGGCCGTGCTCGTCGTCGGGTGCGGCAACTCCGGCATGGAGATCGCCTACGACCTGGCCGTCGGCGGCGCCATCACCTCCATCGCCGTCCGCAGCGAGGTCAGTACGTACACCGCTAGGCGCTAGGTCGATCGACCATTCCCTGCCACACTGAGCGTAGACAGCATGTGCCACAGCGTGGCGCCGGGCTTGACAGCTAGCCCAAGTGTGCTGCCTCGAGGATGGCCTTGATTGGTGCATCCGTGGCGGCATGCATGCAGGGTTACTGCATGCGAATCCCTTGTCCGGTTACTGCTCTCGGCTCATATCCATCCATACCCTCCTGTCTGCGAAGCTAGCAACATATCCCTACTCGCCTTTGGATCCATGTGTGGATGGTCCCTAGCTATCCGCCTATGATATATGTAATTATATTATGTTTTATGTATATATAAAAGGATGAGTTTTATCTACACTCGCTTGTAGCTACACTCACCATCAGTATACCACAATATATACATATTTCCACATACTCATTTATTactttgagtatgttcataCGCTTATTCTAAGATACATCAAAGGTACATacatgaaaaatttcaaaagcgGCCCTATTTTTaaatagagtaaaatgcacggCCGGCCCCTAAACTTGGCAGCGGGTGTCATCCAGGTCCCTAAACTCCCAAAATGCACATCTGGATCCCTAAACTTGCTAATTGGTTCACGTGAGGTCCAAATGACCGTTCCCCATGTTAACCGCCAGCGTGTCAAGCTGACTGGGcacctgacatgtggggcccacatggcCGACACAGCGGCGGCACGGCTTCCCCGCCGGTGCGCGTCCAGCCGGCGGCGCACCGGACCTTTTCCGCATCCAGGGCAACCTGGCAGCGCTGGCGTGCGCGGAGGCGTGCGCAGGGGCGGCCCGCGATGGGCGCATGCCGGCGGCACGGCAGGCGCGGCGGTGTTtcggtggtggcggcgtcggGATTGAAGGGGGAAGAGGCTTAATTGAGGGCGGAGCGGCTCCGGCATGGCT contains:
- the LOC120706517 gene encoding probable indole-3-pyruvate monooxygenase YUCCA11; translated protein: MAAAVEEEVIIVGAGQSGIAVAACLSLRGVRSRVLERDDCVGSLWRKRAYDRLHLHLAKQYCALPHLPHQDEAPTYLSRDDYARYLDGYAARFTVRTRLRREVRSARFDTGGSGRWKVEAVDLATGRAEAYAARFLVVAAGENDEKLVPEVPGLEAFPGPVVHAAEYRSAEGMRGKAVLVVGCGNSGMEIAYDLAVGGAITSIAVRSELHLMNREIWNVAMTLYGYHVPLWVIDKLILLMCAVVFGDTARHGLRRPAVGPFTMRHTTLAYPVMDVGAYAKIRSGEVRVLPAAVKSARGNVVEFADGSRYPFDAIVLATGYRSTVRRWLQSDDGLIGDDGMAARSYPEHWKGKNGLYCAGMVRRGIYGSYEDAELIAGDISELLRPNKKQDKGDGAAHTNGSC